The following are encoded in a window of Gossypium raimondii isolate GPD5lz chromosome 13, ASM2569854v1, whole genome shotgun sequence genomic DNA:
- the LOC105782739 gene encoding QWRF motif-containing protein 2 isoform X1, whose amino-acid sequence MMVAALSRPPTPSRPTVEPQKETNSTHQKPPLKGNGSTVTRKSRGRQVSSRYLSPSPSSSSSTSSTSSAAKPTARFPSPLISRSTNTMSTGNKAAARFHSPLVSRSTNASTTSSSLPKRSQSVDRRRPGSQLPPGNNNANGSTELSAATKMLITSTRSLSVSFQGESYSLPISKAKAQVGSTLIRKATPERRRATPVRDHGENSKPADQQLWPARNRKGNSGPGSGSNLLSRSFDCSGERKDFGSGAVLAKSLQQSMMLDESSKRVSFDGSRLSLDLGSSELLKEANKLNPDSNSLIEASNELNASDTDSISSGSTNSGTGRSGNLKGKNGPRNIVVSARFWQETNSRLRRLQDPGSPLSSSPGSRIGSPAKFSQPKRVSCDGAVASPIRGCIRPASPSKLWTSSASSPTPSRGLSPGRVRNAVGGKEMIGNAVNTPSILSFSVDIRRGKKGEDLIFDAHALRLFYNGYLQWRFANARADATFIMQKLSAEKNLWNAWVTTSELRHSVTLKRVKLLLLRQKLKFTSILKRQIAHLEAWALLERDHSSSLLGATEALKASTLRLPIVGKATADIQNLKDAISSAVEMMQAMASSICSLSSKQVEEMNSLVAELASLAAKETVLLEHCKDFLSALAAIQVKDCSLRSHIIQLNRVPTTNNLTTRV is encoded by the exons ATGATGGTGGCTGCATTGTCTCGTCCACCAACTCCTTCACGCCCCACTGTTGAACCAcagaaagaaacaaatagtaccCATCAAAAGCCCCCTCTCAAAGGCAATGGCTCCACTGTTACGAGAAAGTCCAGAGGACGACAAGTTTCTTCAAGGTATTTGTCTCCTTCTCCTTCATCGTCTTCTTCCACTTCTTCTACTTCATCGGCGGCCAAACCAACGGCGAGATTTCCTTCGCCCCTTATATCTCGTTCCACTAATACTATGTCGACGGGGAACAAAGCAGCTGCGAGATTCCATTCCCCGCTTGTTTCTCGTTCAACGAATGCTAGTACGACGTCGTCTTCGCTTCCTAAACGGTCTCAATCCGTCGACCGGAGGCGGCCGGGGAGTCAATTGCCGCCGGGAAATAACAATGCTAATGGCTCCACGGAATTGTCAGCAGCTaccaagatgttgattacttcAACGCGAAGTTTGTCGGTTTCGTTTCAAGGCGAGTCCTATTCGCTTCCGATCAGTAAGGCTAAGGCTCAAGTGGGTTCTACTCTGATAAGGAAAGCAACACCCGAAAGGCGTAGAGCTACTCCGGTGAGAGATCACGGGGAGAACTCGAAACCTGCGGATCAGCAACTCTGGCCGGCCAGAAACCGGAAAGGGAATTCCGGTCCGGGTTCGGGTTCAAACCTGTTGTCTAGGAGCTTTGATTGTAGTGGTGAAAGGAAGGATTTTGGATCTGGGGCAGTGCTGGCTAAGTCACTGCAACAATCAATGATGCTTGATGAGAGTAGCAAAAGGGTTTCTTTTGATGGTAGTAGATTGAGTTTGGATTTGGGTAGCTCCGAGTTGTTAAAAGAAGCTAATAAGCTAAACCCAGATTCCAATTCTTTAATTGAGGCTTCTAATGAACTCAATGCATCTGATACAGATAGTATATCATCTGGGAGCACCAATTCTGGAACTGGAAGAAGTGGGAATTTGAAAGGGAAGAATGGACCCCGTAATATTGTTGTGTCTGCAAGGTTTTGGCAGGAAACTAATAGCCGGTTAAGGCGGTTGCAGGACCCAGGTTCACCTTTGTCTTCGAGCCCGGGTTCTAGAATTGGTTCACCAGCTAAGTTTAGTCAACCAAAAAGGGTTTCTTGTGATGGTGCAGTGGCTTCTCCTATTAGGGGTTGTATAAGACCTGCTTCTCCTAGTAAGCTTTGGACATCTTCGGCTTCATCTCCTACTCCATCGAGGGGACTAAGTCCTGGTCGGGTTAGAAATGCAGTTGGTGGTAAAGAGATGATTGGGAATGCTGTTAATACCCCTTCAATTCTCAGCTTTTCCGTTGATATTCGGAGAGGAAAGAAGGGAGAGGATCTAATTTTCGATGCTCATGCATTGAGGCTTTTTTATAACGGTTACTTGCAATGGAGATTTGCAAATGCAAGGGCAGATGCAACTTTCATAATGCAAAAACTGAGCGCTGAG AAAAATCTGTGGAATGCATGGGTAACAACATCAGAACTGCGGCATTCTGTGACCCTCAAGAGAGTAAAGTTGCTGCTGCTTAGGCAAAAGTTGAAATTCACTTCCATCCTGAAAAGACAA ATAGCTCATTTAGAAGCATGGGCCCTCCTGGAGAGAGACCACTCTAGCTCTTTGCTAGGAGCAACTGAAGCTTTAAAGGCTAGTACTCTTCGActtccaattgttggaaaagcAACA GCAGACATCCAAAATCTGAAGGATGCTATCAGTTCAGCAGTTGAGATGATGCAGGCAATGGCATCTTCAATATGCTCATTGTCATCAAAG CAGGTGGAGGAAATGAATTCTTTGGTGGCTGAACTTGCGAGCTTGGCTGCAAAGGAAACGGTTTTGCTTGAACATTGTAAGGATTTTTTGTCCGCGTTAGCAGCCATTCAG GTTAAGGACTGTAGTTTGAGGTCACATATAATACAACTAAATCGTGTACCCACGACCAACAACCTGACCACACGTGTGTAG
- the LOC105783061 gene encoding BTB/POZ domain-containing protein NPY2 yields the protein MKFMKLGSKPDTFQSDGNNARYVASELATDITVTVGDVKFYLHKFPLLSKSAYLQKLVASGNEENNDEIQISDIPGGPVAFEICAKFCYGMTVTLNAFNVVAARCAAEYLGMHETIEKGNLIYKIDVFLNSSIFHSWKDSIIVLQTTKSMLPLSEELKVVGLCIDAIATKACIDVSKVDWSYTYNRRKVPEENGNDLNCNGFRNRPVPKDWWVEDLCELEIDLYKRVIMNIKTKGILSHEVIGEALKAYSYRRLPGFSKGVIRSGDVIKYRSTVDAIVWLLPAEKGSVSCSFLLKLLKAAIIVDLGEMAQEQLVRRIGQQLEEASVNDLSIRAADGEDVVYDVDTVQKIVKEFLMQDQNAEFESEDNEVQEIRRPGILTDASKLMVAKLIDAYLAEIAKDPNLPLSKFVDLAELVSCISRPSHDGLYRAIDMYLKEHPGISKSERKRICKLMDCKKLSVDACMHAVQNERLPLRVVVQVLFFEQVRATASSGSSTPDLPRGLKDLNIGSHGSSRSAATHPEEDWDAVATAEELKALKGEIAALRMSNGIGGSERNGGDSRNSVDKVAISKMKGLLKSKRIFSKIWSSKGAQGENSGSDSSESLGSANPEEAKSTPSRNRRHSVS from the exons ATGAAGTTCATGAAGCTTGGATCGAAGCCAGATACGTTTCAGAGTGATGGGAACAATGCGAG GTACGTGGCAAGTGAGCTGGCAACTGACATCACTGTCACTGTAGGGGATGTTAAGTTTTATCTGCACAAG TTTCCTCTTCTGTCGAAAAGTGCATACTTACAAAAGTTGGTTGCAAGTGGTAATGAAGAAAACAATGATGAAATTCAGATTTCTGACATTCCCGGAGGCCCAGTTGCCTTTGAGATATGTGCCAAATTTTGTTACGGCATGACTGTCACCCTCAATGCTTTCAATGTTGTCGCTGCTAGATGTGCAGCTGAGTACTTAGGAATGCATGAGACCATCGAAAAAGGAAACCTAATTTACAAGATCGATGTCTTCCTCAACTCCAGCATCTTCCATAGCTGGAAGGATTCGATCATTGTTCTTCAGACCACGAAATCTATGTTACCATTATCCGAGGAATTGAAGGTGGTTGGTCTCTGCATCGATGCTATAGCTACCAAGGCTTGCATTGATGTTTCCAAGGTTGATTGGTCCTACACTTATAACCGGAGGAAGGTCCCAgaggaaaatggaaatgatCTGAACTGTAATGGTTTCAGAAACCGACCTGTGCCAAAGGACTGGTGGGTTGAGGATTTGTGTGAACTTGAAATTGATCTATATAAGCGTGTCATAATGAATATTAAAACCAAAGGAATACTATCTCATGAAGTGATTGGAGAAGCTTTGAAAGCTTATTCTTACAGAAGGTTGCCTGGTTTCAGTAAGGGCGTGATCCGTTCCGGGGATGTCATAAAGTATAGATCAACAGTTGATGCTATTGTCTGGCTGTTGCCTGCTGAGAAAGGAAGTGTATCTTGTAGTTTCTTGCTGAAGTTATTGAAAGCAGCCATCATTGTTGACTTGGGAGAAATGGCCCAGGAGCAGCTCGTGAGGCGAATAGGGCAGCAACTTGAGGAGGCTTCCGTAAATGATCTTTCAATACGAGCTGCAGACGGGGAAGATGTAGTGTATGATGTTGATACGGTACAGAAAATAGTGAAAGAGTTTCTGATGCAAGATCAGAATGCTGAATTCGAGTCGGAAGACAACGAGGTCCAGGAAATACGAAGACCTGGAATCCTAACCGATGCTTCCAAGCTGATGGTGGCAAAATTGATCGATGCATATCTTGCTGAAATTGCAAAGGATCCCAACTTACCCTTGTCGAAGTTTGTAGACCTAGCTGAACTGGTGTCTTGCATCTCTCGGCCTTCTCACGATGGGCTTTACCGAGCCATTGACATGTACCTTAAG GAGCACCCAGGGATCAGCAAGAGTGAGAGGAAAAGAATATGCAAATTAATGGATTGCAAGAAACTATCAGTTGATGCATGTATGCACGCTGTGCAAAATGAGAGACTCCCATTGCGTGTCGTTGTGCAGGTTCTGTTTTTCGAGCAGGTAAGGGCTACTGCTTCATCAGGAAGTAGCACTCCTGACTTGCCTAGAGGCCTGAAGGATCTAAATATTGGATCTCATGGGAGCTCAAGGTCAGCAGCAACCCACCCGGAGGAAGATTGGGATGCAGTGGCCACAGCCGAGGAACTCAAGGCCCTGAAAGGCGAAATAGCTGCCTTGAGGATGAGCAACGGCATTGGAGGGAGTGAGAGAAACGGCGGAGATAGTAGGAACAGCGTCGACAAAGTTGCCATTAGTAAAATGAAAGGTTTATTGAAATCCAAGAGGATATTTTCAAAGATATGGTCAAGCAAAGGAGCCCAAGGTGAAAACAGCGGTTCGGATTCATCAGAAAGTCTCGGTTCGGCCAATCCTGAAGAAGCCAAATCAACACCATCCAGAAATAGAAGGCATTCGGTTTCTTAA
- the LOC105782739 gene encoding QWRF motif-containing protein 2 isoform X3, whose product MMVAALSRPPTPSRPTVEPQKETNSTHQKPPLKGNGSTVTRKSRGRQVSSRYLSPSPSSSSSTSSTSSAAKPTARFPSPLISRSTNTMSTGNKAAARFHSPLVSRSTNASTTSSSLPKRSQSVDRRRPGSQLPPGNNNANGSTELSAATKMLITSTRSLSVSFQGESYSLPISKAKAQVGSTLIRKATPERRRATPVRDHGENSKPADQQLWPARNRKGNSGPGSGSNLLSRSFDCSGERKDFGSGAVLAKSLQQSMMLDESSKRVSFDGSRLSLDLGSSELLKEANKLNPDSNSLIEASNELNASDTDSISSGSTNSGTGRSGNLKGKNGPRNIVVSARFWQETNSRLRRLQDPGSPLSSSPGSRIGSPAKFSQPKRVSCDGAVASPIRGCIRPASPSKLWTSSASSPTPSRGLSPGRVRNAVGGKEMIGNAVNTPSILSFSVDIRRGKKGEDLIFDAHALRLFYNGYLQWRFANARADATFIMQKLSAEKNLWNAWVTTSELRHSVTLKRVKLLLLRQKLKFTSILKRQIAHLEAWALLERDHSSSLLGATEALKASTLRLPIVGKATFVSLPFLCSLIIGRHPKSEGCYQFSS is encoded by the exons ATGATGGTGGCTGCATTGTCTCGTCCACCAACTCCTTCACGCCCCACTGTTGAACCAcagaaagaaacaaatagtaccCATCAAAAGCCCCCTCTCAAAGGCAATGGCTCCACTGTTACGAGAAAGTCCAGAGGACGACAAGTTTCTTCAAGGTATTTGTCTCCTTCTCCTTCATCGTCTTCTTCCACTTCTTCTACTTCATCGGCGGCCAAACCAACGGCGAGATTTCCTTCGCCCCTTATATCTCGTTCCACTAATACTATGTCGACGGGGAACAAAGCAGCTGCGAGATTCCATTCCCCGCTTGTTTCTCGTTCAACGAATGCTAGTACGACGTCGTCTTCGCTTCCTAAACGGTCTCAATCCGTCGACCGGAGGCGGCCGGGGAGTCAATTGCCGCCGGGAAATAACAATGCTAATGGCTCCACGGAATTGTCAGCAGCTaccaagatgttgattacttcAACGCGAAGTTTGTCGGTTTCGTTTCAAGGCGAGTCCTATTCGCTTCCGATCAGTAAGGCTAAGGCTCAAGTGGGTTCTACTCTGATAAGGAAAGCAACACCCGAAAGGCGTAGAGCTACTCCGGTGAGAGATCACGGGGAGAACTCGAAACCTGCGGATCAGCAACTCTGGCCGGCCAGAAACCGGAAAGGGAATTCCGGTCCGGGTTCGGGTTCAAACCTGTTGTCTAGGAGCTTTGATTGTAGTGGTGAAAGGAAGGATTTTGGATCTGGGGCAGTGCTGGCTAAGTCACTGCAACAATCAATGATGCTTGATGAGAGTAGCAAAAGGGTTTCTTTTGATGGTAGTAGATTGAGTTTGGATTTGGGTAGCTCCGAGTTGTTAAAAGAAGCTAATAAGCTAAACCCAGATTCCAATTCTTTAATTGAGGCTTCTAATGAACTCAATGCATCTGATACAGATAGTATATCATCTGGGAGCACCAATTCTGGAACTGGAAGAAGTGGGAATTTGAAAGGGAAGAATGGACCCCGTAATATTGTTGTGTCTGCAAGGTTTTGGCAGGAAACTAATAGCCGGTTAAGGCGGTTGCAGGACCCAGGTTCACCTTTGTCTTCGAGCCCGGGTTCTAGAATTGGTTCACCAGCTAAGTTTAGTCAACCAAAAAGGGTTTCTTGTGATGGTGCAGTGGCTTCTCCTATTAGGGGTTGTATAAGACCTGCTTCTCCTAGTAAGCTTTGGACATCTTCGGCTTCATCTCCTACTCCATCGAGGGGACTAAGTCCTGGTCGGGTTAGAAATGCAGTTGGTGGTAAAGAGATGATTGGGAATGCTGTTAATACCCCTTCAATTCTCAGCTTTTCCGTTGATATTCGGAGAGGAAAGAAGGGAGAGGATCTAATTTTCGATGCTCATGCATTGAGGCTTTTTTATAACGGTTACTTGCAATGGAGATTTGCAAATGCAAGGGCAGATGCAACTTTCATAATGCAAAAACTGAGCGCTGAG AAAAATCTGTGGAATGCATGGGTAACAACATCAGAACTGCGGCATTCTGTGACCCTCAAGAGAGTAAAGTTGCTGCTGCTTAGGCAAAAGTTGAAATTCACTTCCATCCTGAAAAGACAA ATAGCTCATTTAGAAGCATGGGCCCTCCTGGAGAGAGACCACTCTAGCTCTTTGCTAGGAGCAACTGAAGCTTTAAAGGCTAGTACTCTTCGActtccaattgttggaaaagcAACA TTTGTTTCTCTTCCCTTTCTCTGTTCTCTCATAATAGGCAGACATCCAAAATCTGAAGGATGCTATCAGTTCAGCAGTTGA
- the LOC105782739 gene encoding QWRF motif-containing protein 2 isoform X2, translating to MMVAALSRPPTPSRPTVEPQKETNSTHQKPPLKGNGSTVTRKSRGRQVSSRYLSPSPSSSSSTSSTSSAAKPTARFPSPLISRSTNTMSTGNKAAARFHSPLVSRSTNASTTSSSLPKRSQSVDRRRPGSQLPPGNNNANGSTELSAATKMLITSTRSLSVSFQGESYSLPISKAKAQVGSTLIRKATPERRRATPVRDHGENSKPADQQLWPARNRKGNSGPGSGSNLLSRSFDCSGERKDFGSGAVLAKSLQQSMMLDESSKRVSFDGSRLSLDLGSSELLKEANKLNPDSNSLIEASNELNASDTDSISSGSTNSGTGRSGNLKGKNGPRNIVVSARFWQETNSRLRRLQDPGSPLSSSPGSRIGSPAKFSQPKRVSCDGAVASPIRGCIRPASPSKLWTSSASSPTPSRGLSPGRVRNAVGGKEMIGNAVNTPSILSFSVDIRRGKKGEDLIFDAHALRLFYNGYLQWRFANARADATFIMQKLSAEKNLWNAWVTTSELRHSVTLKRVKLLLLRQKLKFTSILKRQIAHLEAWALLERDHSSSLLGATEALKASTLRLPIVGKATADIQNLKDAISSAVEMMQAMASSICSLSSKVEEMNSLVAELASLAAKETVLLEHCKDFLSALAAIQVKDCSLRSHIIQLNRVPTTNNLTTRV from the exons ATGATGGTGGCTGCATTGTCTCGTCCACCAACTCCTTCACGCCCCACTGTTGAACCAcagaaagaaacaaatagtaccCATCAAAAGCCCCCTCTCAAAGGCAATGGCTCCACTGTTACGAGAAAGTCCAGAGGACGACAAGTTTCTTCAAGGTATTTGTCTCCTTCTCCTTCATCGTCTTCTTCCACTTCTTCTACTTCATCGGCGGCCAAACCAACGGCGAGATTTCCTTCGCCCCTTATATCTCGTTCCACTAATACTATGTCGACGGGGAACAAAGCAGCTGCGAGATTCCATTCCCCGCTTGTTTCTCGTTCAACGAATGCTAGTACGACGTCGTCTTCGCTTCCTAAACGGTCTCAATCCGTCGACCGGAGGCGGCCGGGGAGTCAATTGCCGCCGGGAAATAACAATGCTAATGGCTCCACGGAATTGTCAGCAGCTaccaagatgttgattacttcAACGCGAAGTTTGTCGGTTTCGTTTCAAGGCGAGTCCTATTCGCTTCCGATCAGTAAGGCTAAGGCTCAAGTGGGTTCTACTCTGATAAGGAAAGCAACACCCGAAAGGCGTAGAGCTACTCCGGTGAGAGATCACGGGGAGAACTCGAAACCTGCGGATCAGCAACTCTGGCCGGCCAGAAACCGGAAAGGGAATTCCGGTCCGGGTTCGGGTTCAAACCTGTTGTCTAGGAGCTTTGATTGTAGTGGTGAAAGGAAGGATTTTGGATCTGGGGCAGTGCTGGCTAAGTCACTGCAACAATCAATGATGCTTGATGAGAGTAGCAAAAGGGTTTCTTTTGATGGTAGTAGATTGAGTTTGGATTTGGGTAGCTCCGAGTTGTTAAAAGAAGCTAATAAGCTAAACCCAGATTCCAATTCTTTAATTGAGGCTTCTAATGAACTCAATGCATCTGATACAGATAGTATATCATCTGGGAGCACCAATTCTGGAACTGGAAGAAGTGGGAATTTGAAAGGGAAGAATGGACCCCGTAATATTGTTGTGTCTGCAAGGTTTTGGCAGGAAACTAATAGCCGGTTAAGGCGGTTGCAGGACCCAGGTTCACCTTTGTCTTCGAGCCCGGGTTCTAGAATTGGTTCACCAGCTAAGTTTAGTCAACCAAAAAGGGTTTCTTGTGATGGTGCAGTGGCTTCTCCTATTAGGGGTTGTATAAGACCTGCTTCTCCTAGTAAGCTTTGGACATCTTCGGCTTCATCTCCTACTCCATCGAGGGGACTAAGTCCTGGTCGGGTTAGAAATGCAGTTGGTGGTAAAGAGATGATTGGGAATGCTGTTAATACCCCTTCAATTCTCAGCTTTTCCGTTGATATTCGGAGAGGAAAGAAGGGAGAGGATCTAATTTTCGATGCTCATGCATTGAGGCTTTTTTATAACGGTTACTTGCAATGGAGATTTGCAAATGCAAGGGCAGATGCAACTTTCATAATGCAAAAACTGAGCGCTGAG AAAAATCTGTGGAATGCATGGGTAACAACATCAGAACTGCGGCATTCTGTGACCCTCAAGAGAGTAAAGTTGCTGCTGCTTAGGCAAAAGTTGAAATTCACTTCCATCCTGAAAAGACAA ATAGCTCATTTAGAAGCATGGGCCCTCCTGGAGAGAGACCACTCTAGCTCTTTGCTAGGAGCAACTGAAGCTTTAAAGGCTAGTACTCTTCGActtccaattgttggaaaagcAACA GCAGACATCCAAAATCTGAAGGATGCTATCAGTTCAGCAGTTGAGATGATGCAGGCAATGGCATCTTCAATATGCTCATTGTCATCAAAG GTGGAGGAAATGAATTCTTTGGTGGCTGAACTTGCGAGCTTGGCTGCAAAGGAAACGGTTTTGCTTGAACATTGTAAGGATTTTTTGTCCGCGTTAGCAGCCATTCAG GTTAAGGACTGTAGTTTGAGGTCACATATAATACAACTAAATCGTGTACCCACGACCAACAACCTGACCACACGTGTGTAG